The following proteins are co-located in the Dyadobacter chenwenxiniae genome:
- a CDS encoding ankyrin repeat domain-containing protein translates to MKKLLIAVCAFFSLAAQAQQNVLLEQSFWKTSPDVNAVKAEIEKGSNPAQFNNNMFDPVVLAINASAPNPTIEYLLTQPGNTVDKATHDGRIYLHWAAMRGNVELMEYLVAKGSKGNYVDGHGATPINFAAGGGQQNTKVYDICLAHGADLKKDLNNDGANALLIGIANDKDLALTNYFISKGLDLKSTDAAGNNAFSYAARAGKIEVLKALLAKGVPANSDAILMAAQGSRGGANLIEVYQYLESLKLKPTVIGKNGENALHAIVRKPKQEEIIRYFLSKGVDVNKADEDGNTVFMNATASNRDTATIGILLSTVKNINQVNEKGASALAMAVRGNSPEVISYLINKGADINTTDKNGDNLAFYLAQSYNARTANEFGAKVKALQDKGFNIAAPAKNGNTLYHVAVAKNDLALVKLLEPYQIDVNAKNTEGITALHKAAMVSKDDAMLKYLLSIGAKKEIETNFKETAFDLAGENESLSKNNVTVNFLK, encoded by the coding sequence ATGAAAAAACTTCTTATTGCCGTTTGCGCATTCTTTTCTTTGGCTGCTCAGGCTCAGCAAAATGTGCTTCTGGAACAGTCGTTCTGGAAAACCTCCCCGGACGTGAACGCAGTGAAAGCAGAAATTGAAAAAGGAAGCAATCCCGCTCAGTTTAACAACAACATGTTTGATCCGGTTGTGTTGGCGATTAATGCCAGTGCACCCAATCCTACCATTGAATATCTCCTCACCCAGCCGGGCAACACAGTGGACAAGGCAACGCACGATGGCCGCATTTACCTGCATTGGGCCGCAATGCGTGGCAATGTGGAGCTGATGGAATATCTCGTTGCAAAAGGTTCGAAAGGAAATTATGTAGACGGCCACGGCGCTACTCCGATCAATTTCGCGGCGGGCGGCGGTCAGCAGAATACCAAAGTTTACGACATCTGCCTGGCACATGGCGCTGACTTGAAAAAGGACCTGAACAATGACGGAGCGAATGCGCTGCTCATCGGCATTGCAAATGACAAAGATCTGGCTTTGACCAATTATTTTATATCAAAAGGCCTTGATCTGAAAAGTACAGACGCTGCCGGTAACAATGCATTCAGCTACGCCGCACGGGCAGGAAAGATTGAAGTTTTAAAAGCGCTCCTGGCGAAAGGTGTCCCTGCAAATTCAGATGCGATCCTCATGGCGGCACAAGGCTCTCGCGGCGGTGCTAATCTGATTGAAGTTTATCAATATCTGGAAAGTCTGAAATTGAAACCGACGGTGATCGGCAAGAACGGAGAGAATGCACTGCACGCCATTGTTCGTAAGCCAAAGCAAGAAGAAATCATCAGATATTTCCTGAGCAAGGGTGTTGATGTAAATAAAGCGGACGAAGATGGCAACACCGTTTTCATGAACGCAACGGCCAGCAATCGCGACACAGCGACCATTGGAATATTACTTTCCACTGTTAAAAACATTAACCAGGTCAACGAAAAGGGGGCTAGCGCGCTGGCAATGGCTGTTCGCGGAAATTCTCCGGAAGTGATCAGCTACCTGATCAACAAAGGCGCTGACATTAACACAACGGATAAAAACGGCGATAACCTGGCATTTTACCTCGCACAGTCCTACAATGCAAGAACGGCGAATGAATTCGGAGCTAAGGTGAAAGCTTTGCAAGACAAAGGCTTCAACATTGCTGCCCCGGCTAAAAATGGAAACACATTGTACCACGTGGCAGTTGCGAAAAACGACCTGGCCCTTGTGAAACTTTTGGAGCCGTATCAGATTGATGTGAATGCAAAAAACACCGAAGGCATAACAGCCTTGCACAAGGCTGCGATGGTTTCTAAAGACGATGCCATGCTGAAATATCTGCTTTCGATCGGGGCTAAAAAAGAGATTGAAACCAACTTCAAAGAAACTGCTTTTGACCTGGCAGGTGAAAATGAATCGTTGTCCAAAAACAATGTAACCGTTAATTTCCTGAAATAA
- a CDS encoding DUF2271 domain-containing protein codes for MSDLLKITILFLTLNLAQPNAAIAQTTGTSKYKCMIQMTNYMGEGAYIVISLINGKGAYEKTLYVLGPDKKWYNSMKEWHKFQSRQKTNISAITGASVTGGDRSVNVFEIDNAKLNAGYKIRFESAVEDQKYHVKDLEIPLTTEALSAKNEGTGYIRYVRFSPN; via the coding sequence ATGTCTGATTTACTTAAAATAACAATCCTTTTTCTCACGCTGAACCTGGCCCAACCCAATGCTGCAATTGCGCAAACAACCGGCACCAGCAAATACAAGTGCATGATCCAGATGACGAATTACATGGGTGAAGGCGCTTACATTGTGATTTCGCTTATCAACGGCAAAGGCGCTTACGAAAAAACGTTGTATGTTCTTGGCCCGGATAAAAAGTGGTATAACAGCATGAAAGAATGGCATAAATTCCAATCCAGGCAAAAAACGAACATTAGCGCGATCACCGGAGCATCCGTAACCGGGGGCGACCGCAGCGTGAACGTGTTTGAAATTGATAATGCGAAGCTCAATGCTGGTTATAAAATTCGTTTCGAAAGTGCTGTGGAAGACCAGAAATATCATGTAAAAGATCTGGAAATACCATTGACCACCGAGGCGCTTTCTGCCAAAAATGAAGGCACCGGATACATTCGTTACGTCCGGTTTAGCCCAAATTAA